The Propionispora hippei DSM 15287 genome includes a window with the following:
- the ftsL gene encoding cell division protein FtsL translates to MIVNKKENWDSYYQEQVNQNVSTQVKENSRPNLALRAKCFATVLLLAAIAIVFTIQSEAMIRAGYTLVQSKAQLAKVEKENEQLHLDIAKLKSPQRIQTIATSELGMVLPKNIYYAVNETATVSPAAPPEEKSLTNQLIGFVKAARAEAHKAR, encoded by the coding sequence ATGATAGTGAATAAAAAAGAGAATTGGGATAGCTATTATCAGGAGCAGGTTAATCAGAATGTATCGACGCAAGTAAAAGAGAATTCACGTCCCAATTTGGCTTTGCGCGCCAAGTGTTTTGCTACTGTGTTACTACTGGCTGCCATTGCTATTGTATTTACCATTCAAAGTGAAGCGATGATAAGGGCCGGCTATACCCTGGTACAATCTAAAGCGCAACTGGCTAAAGTGGAAAAAGAAAATGAACAGCTCCATCTTGACATTGCTAAATTAAAATCGCCGCAGCGCATCCAAACCATTGCGACCAGTGAACTGGGGATGGTTTTACCAAAGAATATATACTATGCCGTCAATGAAACGGCAACTGTTTCACCGGCCGCTCCACCGGAGGAGAAATCGCTGACCAATCAATTGATCGGTTTTGTTAAAGCAGCCAGGGCAGAAGCACATAAGGCGCGGTAA
- a CDS encoding DUF1858 domain-containing protein has product MTIDKNMSIIEVVEAYPAAVDVFRSYGMGCLGCAAARFENIAQGAAAHGINIDALIADLNKVAQQTSKA; this is encoded by the coding sequence GTGACTATTGATAAAAACATGAGCATTATTGAGGTTGTAGAGGCCTATCCGGCAGCAGTGGATGTATTCCGCAGCTATGGTATGGGCTGCTTGGGTTGTGCGGCCGCCCGTTTCGAGAATATTGCCCAGGGAGCTGCCGCTCACGGCATCAATATAGACGCACTCATCGCCGACCTCAATAAAGTTGCACAACAAACATCAAAAGCTTAA
- a CDS encoding stage V sporulation protein D, with the protein MPLITHVVVRKRVVCLLLLVGFVMAALCCRLLYLQFYKSEWLTENATDQRVRDIPVEAKRGIIFDRNGRELGVSISTDSVYAIPAEIRDVEDTAAKLAAILVLDNNKLVKQLKKRQAFTWIERKVDSEKAKAIKALNLPGIGLTEESRRYYPHDNVASHILGFTGIDSQGLDGVEITFDSYLKGRPGSIVVEYDARGREIPYAVHKFMPPTDGNNIYLTIDLIIQQIAERELDKVMKETGAKAATMVAIKPQTGEVLALANRPDYDPNHFADFSPKLWRNIAVSNAYEPGSTFKIITTAAALGEGVVKLTDRFFDPGEVEVQGRTIHCWKDGGHGSQSFEEVIENSCNVGFVNVGLKLGIEPFYRYLQAFGFGKATNIDLPGEAKGILINSEQAKAINIATMAMGQSIAVTPIQLATAVAAVANDGQLLRPQIVREVRDKNGQILRDFKPDSVKQVIDPAVAKEVKGVLEKVVEEGTGKNAFLEGFRVAGKTGTAQKVGGGGYMPGKYVASFVGFAPADDPQVVLLVIIDEPVGMYYGGQIAAPVFGSAMKDILQYLQVQPKLAEKPTGGEQKPHVDVPGVINLLPDEAKAQLAKLDLTGIVEENGERIVDQIPKPGSKVPAGSKVLLYTSTPRYNWSEVTVPDCQGLAGEEAARILGEIGLSVRPVGDSKSQVTSQEPPAGSKVPSGSIVTVYFE; encoded by the coding sequence TTGCCGCTGATTACCCATGTTGTTGTCCGCAAAAGAGTGGTTTGCTTGTTGCTGCTCGTTGGTTTTGTTATGGCAGCCCTGTGTTGCCGCTTGCTGTACCTTCAGTTTTACAAGAGTGAATGGTTGACTGAGAACGCTACCGACCAGCGCGTCCGGGATATTCCTGTCGAGGCGAAGCGGGGGATTATTTTTGACCGTAATGGAAGAGAGTTAGGCGTCAGTATCAGCACCGATTCCGTTTATGCGATTCCGGCCGAAATACGTGATGTTGAGGACACAGCAGCCAAATTGGCTGCTATTTTGGTATTGGATAATAATAAGCTGGTAAAACAGCTTAAAAAGCGCCAGGCTTTTACCTGGATAGAACGTAAGGTGGACTCGGAAAAGGCGAAGGCCATCAAGGCTCTTAATCTGCCCGGAATTGGCCTGACGGAGGAAAGCCGGCGCTACTATCCGCACGATAACGTGGCGTCTCATATTTTGGGCTTTACCGGGATTGACAGTCAGGGCCTGGACGGTGTGGAAATTACTTTTGACAGCTACCTGAAGGGAAGACCGGGCAGTATTGTCGTTGAGTATGACGCCCGTGGCCGTGAGATTCCCTATGCCGTGCATAAATTTATGCCGCCGACAGACGGGAATAACATTTACCTGACCATTGATCTGATTATCCAGCAAATTGCCGAGCGGGAGCTGGATAAAGTGATGAAGGAGACCGGAGCAAAAGCGGCGACAATGGTGGCCATCAAACCGCAGACTGGAGAGGTTTTAGCACTGGCCAACCGGCCGGATTATGATCCCAATCATTTTGCCGATTTTTCACCGAAGCTCTGGCGCAATATTGCCGTCTCCAATGCTTATGAACCGGGTTCCACCTTTAAGATTATTACGACTGCCGCTGCGCTAGGTGAGGGTGTGGTCAAACTGACGGACCGTTTTTTTGATCCGGGGGAAGTAGAGGTACAGGGCCGGACCATTCACTGCTGGAAGGATGGCGGGCATGGCAGCCAGAGTTTTGAAGAGGTTATCGAAAATTCGTGTAATGTGGGTTTTGTCAATGTTGGGTTGAAACTGGGCATCGAGCCTTTTTACCGCTATTTGCAGGCCTTTGGCTTCGGCAAGGCAACCAATATTGACCTTCCCGGCGAAGCGAAGGGCATTTTGATTAATTCCGAGCAGGCCAAAGCGATCAATATCGCTACGATGGCCATGGGGCAAAGTATTGCCGTTACGCCAATCCAACTGGCCACTGCTGTGGCGGCGGTCGCCAATGACGGGCAATTGTTGCGCCCGCAGATTGTTCGCGAGGTCCGGGACAAAAACGGGCAAATTCTCCGGGATTTTAAACCGGACAGTGTAAAACAGGTAATTGATCCGGCTGTGGCAAAAGAAGTAAAAGGAGTTTTGGAGAAGGTTGTAGAAGAAGGTACAGGAAAGAATGCCTTTCTTGAGGGCTTTCGCGTAGCCGGTAAAACAGGAACAGCGCAAAAGGTGGGCGGCGGTGGCTATATGCCGGGGAAATATGTGGCATCTTTTGTCGGTTTTGCCCCTGCCGATGATCCTCAGGTGGTGCTGCTGGTGATTATTGACGAGCCGGTAGGCATGTATTACGGCGGGCAGATTGCCGCGCCGGTATTTGGCTCTGCCATGAAGGATATTTTACAATACCTGCAGGTGCAGCCCAAATTAGCGGAAAAACCGACAGGAGGAGAGCAAAAGCCTCATGTTGATGTTCCCGGCGTTATCAATCTTTTACCAGATGAAGCCAAGGCGCAACTTGCCAAGCTGGATTTAACGGGAATAGTGGAAGAAAACGGGGAACGGATTGTCGATCAGATTCCTAAACCGGGCAGCAAGGTCCCTGCCGGTTCCAAGGTATTACTATATACTTCGACGCCAAGGTATAACTGGTCAGAAGTTACTGTGCCTGATTGCCAGGGGCTGGCCGGTGAGGAAGCCGCCCGGATATTGGGTGAAATTGGCCTGAGCGTTCGCCCTGTCGGTGATAGCAAGTCGCAGGTTACCAGCCAGGAACCGCCGGCCGGCAGCAAGGTGCCTTCCGGCTCGATTGTCACCGTTTATTTTGAATGA
- the mraZ gene encoding division/cell wall cluster transcriptional repressor MraZ, whose protein sequence is MLMGEYLHSIDNKGRLILPAKFREEVGDNFVVTKGLDTCLFVYTKEEWGNLEKKLKQLPLAKADARAFVRFFFSGASELDCDKQGRFLLPANLRDYAKLDKDVVIIGVSSRIEIWSKDAWDAYNSEIGPTVAGIAENLVDLGI, encoded by the coding sequence GTGTTGATGGGAGAATACCTTCATAGTATTGATAATAAGGGCCGTCTCATCTTACCGGCAAAATTCCGCGAGGAAGTCGGCGACAACTTCGTTGTTACCAAAGGGCTTGATACCTGCTTGTTTGTATATACCAAAGAGGAATGGGGCAATTTAGAAAAAAAATTAAAGCAATTGCCTTTGGCTAAAGCAGATGCCAGAGCTTTCGTGAGGTTTTTCTTTTCCGGAGCCTCAGAACTTGACTGTGATAAGCAGGGGCGTTTTTTGCTGCCTGCCAATTTGCGGGATTATGCCAAGCTGGATAAAGATGTGGTGATTATCGGTGTATCCAGCCGGATTGAAATATGGAGCAAGGATGCCTGGGATGCTTATAATAGTGAAATAGGACCGACAGTGGCCGGAATTGCCGAAAATTTGGTTGATCTGGGGATATAA
- the murD gene encoding UDP-N-acetylmuramoyl-L-alanine--D-glutamate ligase, whose amino-acid sequence MSFAGKRMLVAGAGVSGVAVAQILQKKGALVTLQDTKTLDELGDRVGSLQQQGIKLALGQQNEILVNDFDYIVVSPGISIYSPLVLAAEQQGVEVISEVEVAYRLCPAPILAITGTNGKTTTTTLVGEMAKTTGKRVVVGGNIGKALSLEVEDVTDKDLVVAEISSFQLEGARTFRPVVAAVLNVTPDHLDRHKTMKNYMAMKSRIFTNQSSQDYVVANYDDPLVRNMMNKAVSQVVYFSRKTELAQGVFLKGDMITIAWKNKAYPVCSIHTLRIIGSHNVENALAACGVAFFAGVAVSDMATVLGRFEGVEHRIERVATVRQVTYYNDSKATNPESSIKALEAFRGHVILLAGGRDKHTDLTEFMKLVKEKVDCLILIGEAGDRFAQAAREHQVEHIERADSMAAAVQMAHNLAQSHQVVLLSPACASYDMFKNYEERGRVFKELVHRLSS is encoded by the coding sequence GTGAGTTTTGCAGGAAAACGAATGTTGGTGGCAGGGGCTGGCGTCAGCGGCGTGGCTGTAGCCCAAATATTGCAGAAAAAAGGGGCCCTTGTTACCTTACAGGATACGAAAACGCTTGACGAACTGGGCGACCGGGTCGGAAGCCTGCAGCAACAGGGCATTAAACTTGCGCTGGGGCAACAAAATGAAATTTTGGTGAACGATTTTGATTATATAGTTGTTTCACCGGGAATATCTATTTATAGTCCCCTAGTTTTAGCTGCCGAGCAGCAAGGGGTAGAGGTTATCAGTGAAGTGGAAGTTGCCTACCGGTTATGCCCGGCGCCCATACTGGCTATTACCGGAACGAATGGGAAAACCACAACCACCACTTTGGTGGGGGAAATGGCTAAGACCACCGGCAAACGGGTAGTGGTAGGCGGCAATATCGGCAAGGCCTTATCGCTGGAGGTCGAAGACGTAACAGACAAGGATCTGGTGGTGGCCGAGATATCGAGTTTTCAGTTGGAAGGCGCCAGGACCTTTCGTCCGGTTGTTGCCGCCGTGCTGAATGTAACTCCCGATCATCTTGACCGGCATAAGACGATGAAAAATTACATGGCTATGAAAAGCCGGATCTTTACCAACCAGTCTTCTCAGGATTATGTGGTGGCCAATTACGATGATCCGCTGGTACGGAACATGATGAATAAAGCTGTGTCGCAAGTTGTGTATTTCAGCCGGAAAACGGAATTGGCACAGGGCGTTTTTCTAAAAGGCGACATGATTACCATTGCCTGGAAGAACAAGGCTTATCCGGTCTGTTCTATTCATACGCTGCGGATTATCGGCAGCCATAATGTGGAAAATGCTTTAGCTGCCTGTGGAGTGGCTTTTTTTGCCGGTGTTGCAGTTTCCGACATGGCTACGGTACTGGGACGCTTTGAAGGCGTCGAACACCGGATTGAACGAGTGGCAACTGTTCGGCAGGTCACTTATTATAATGACTCGAAGGCTACCAATCCCGAATCCTCCATCAAGGCCTTGGAGGCTTTTCGCGGCCATGTGATTCTTCTGGCCGGCGGCCGGGATAAACATACCGATTTGACTGAGTTTATGAAGCTAGTTAAGGAAAAAGTCGATTGTCTGATTTTAATCGGCGAGGCTGGTGATCGCTTTGCCCAGGCTGCCCGGGAGCACCAGGTAGAACATATTGAGCGGGCCGACAGTATGGCGGCGGCGGTACAAATGGCACACAATCTGGCACAGTCGCATCAGGTAGTATTGTTATCGCCGGCCTGTGCAAGCTACGACATGTTTAAAAATTATGAAGAACGGGGCCGCGTGTTTAAAGAATTGGTACATAGACTTTCGTCCTAG
- a CDS encoding UDP-N-acetylmuramoyl-L-alanyl-D-glutamate--2,6-diaminopimelate ligase, giving the protein MTLGDLLAQLPDAVQAGRIEKTQEVKSITYDSRQVTDGSVFICLRGAKTDGHDYVPQACQQGAIAVIIEKDVEVPAGVAKIKVSDTRTAMQGIVPSFFGFPGRKLRMIGVTGTNGKTTTTYLLRDILTRAGYRVGVIGTIQTLIGDRVLPVKNTTPDVVELQGILAEMVACHMDYVVMEVSSHALALNRVAGCEFDVGIFTNMTQDHLDFHGNFDNYLEAKARLFSLVSDPAASKGRKTAVVNLDDPAAKRILQSAKCATLTYGVKAATADLQALQVDVRASGVSFTVHGTAGDIELALPITGLFNVYNVLGAVGAALAEGIEPQVIKAALEDFKSVPGRFELINAGQPFSIIVDYAHTPDGLENILKTAQQIAKRRIIVVFGCGGDRDRTKRPIMGRLAVEYGDVVIATSDNPRTEDPAAILAEIEVGIKEKLMEGKLYEKIADRRQAIKRALELAQADDIVIIAGKGHETYQILKDKTIHFDDRETAVEFVKELM; this is encoded by the coding sequence ATGACATTAGGTGATTTGCTGGCGCAATTGCCGGATGCCGTGCAGGCGGGCCGTATAGAGAAAACACAGGAAGTAAAGTCGATTACCTATGATTCGCGACAAGTGACTGATGGCTCGGTATTTATCTGTTTGAGGGGTGCAAAGACTGACGGTCACGATTACGTGCCGCAAGCTTGCCAGCAAGGTGCTATCGCGGTTATTATTGAAAAAGATGTTGAGGTTCCGGCCGGAGTTGCTAAAATAAAAGTTTCCGACACGAGGACAGCCATGCAGGGGATTGTCCCTTCTTTTTTTGGATTTCCGGGTCGGAAACTGCGTATGATCGGTGTAACCGGTACTAACGGCAAAACGACTACCACCTATTTGCTGCGTGATATTTTAACCCGTGCCGGCTATCGGGTCGGCGTGATCGGCACCATCCAAACCTTGATCGGCGACCGGGTTCTACCGGTGAAGAATACGACGCCCGATGTGGTGGAATTACAGGGAATATTGGCCGAAATGGTAGCCTGCCACATGGATTATGTGGTGATGGAAGTGTCTTCTCATGCCCTGGCGCTGAACCGGGTAGCCGGTTGCGAGTTTGATGTAGGCATATTTACCAACATGACTCAGGATCACTTGGACTTTCATGGCAATTTCGACAATTATCTGGAGGCCAAGGCCCGTTTATTTTCTCTGGTCAGTGATCCGGCAGCCTCAAAAGGAAGAAAAACGGCGGTGGTCAATCTGGATGATCCGGCGGCCAAACGCATTTTGCAAAGTGCAAAGTGCGCCACGCTGACCTATGGCGTAAAGGCAGCGACGGCAGATTTACAGGCATTGCAGGTGGATGTAAGGGCTTCTGGTGTGAGTTTCACCGTTCATGGCACTGCTGGTGATATTGAACTTGCTTTGCCGATTACCGGTCTGTTTAATGTATACAATGTATTAGGTGCTGTCGGTGCAGCTTTGGCGGAGGGGATTGAGCCCCAGGTTATTAAAGCAGCGCTGGAAGATTTTAAAAGTGTTCCAGGTCGGTTTGAACTGATCAACGCAGGGCAGCCGTTCAGCATCATTGTGGATTATGCCCATACGCCGGACGGCCTGGAAAACATTCTGAAAACGGCCCAGCAGATTGCCAAACGGCGCATTATTGTCGTATTCGGCTGCGGCGGTGACCGGGACCGGACCAAACGGCCCATTATGGGACGGCTGGCCGTGGAATATGGCGATGTGGTCATTGCCACGTCGGATAATCCGCGAACCGAGGATCCGGCAGCGATCTTAGCAGAAATTGAAGTGGGAATCAAGGAAAAGTTGATGGAAGGTAAGCTGTATGAGAAAATCGCCGATCGTCGGCAGGCAATCAAACGGGCTTTGGAACTGGCGCAGGCGGATGATATTGTGATCATTGCCGGTAAAGGGCACGAAACCTATCAAATATTAAAGGATAAAACCATTCATTTTGATGACCGGGAAACCGCGGTGGAATTTGTCAAGGAGCTGATGTAA
- a CDS encoding UDP-N-acetylmuramoyl-tripeptide--D-alanyl-D-alanine ligase — translation MQFTIKEICQALGSELVSVENAVPDIIFSGISTDTRTVKPGDLFVALIGERFNGHDFLTKAVASGAAGLVVQDVCPAQPMKLPVITVGNTLRALQNIARFHRLRYSVPVIAITGSNGKTTTKDMTAAILASRRNVLKTQANYNNEIGLPLTLLNLTKEHEAAVVEMGMRGLGEIKELAAIALPTVGVITNVGETHMELLGSLDNIAAAKAELVEAIPPEGLIVLNADNPYVLAMAGKARGRVLTYGFTEQADIRASEVVLGDGGSTFTCHVGAETFPVTVPALGRHNVFNALAAISVGSALGLQPADIQRGLAAFETAAMRLAVSKVSDYVVINDAYNASPASMAAAVDTLIDIAPERAVAVLGDMLELGDIAVEAHRHIGRRLANSGTGLVVTVGELAGEIAGAAREHGVQEVFACRDHAAAKQILADKLRPGDTILIKGSRGMKMEQILEILGNH, via the coding sequence GTGCAGTTTACCATAAAAGAAATTTGTCAGGCATTGGGCAGTGAACTGGTTTCGGTAGAAAACGCTGTACCGGATATTATCTTTAGCGGAATTTCCACCGATACCCGGACGGTAAAGCCGGGAGATTTATTTGTTGCCTTGATTGGCGAACGTTTCAATGGGCATGATTTTTTGACTAAAGCAGTAGCAAGCGGGGCAGCCGGACTGGTGGTGCAGGATGTCTGTCCGGCGCAGCCAATGAAACTGCCGGTCATAACCGTAGGCAATACGCTGAGGGCTTTGCAGAATATAGCAAGGTTTCACCGGTTGCGTTACTCCGTACCAGTGATTGCCATAACCGGTTCTAACGGTAAAACGACCACTAAAGATATGACGGCGGCTATTTTGGCGAGCCGCCGTAATGTATTGAAAACACAGGCAAATTACAATAATGAAATCGGTCTGCCGCTGACGCTGCTTAACCTGACGAAAGAACACGAAGCGGCAGTGGTGGAAATGGGCATGCGTGGTTTGGGCGAGATTAAGGAGCTGGCCGCGATTGCCCTGCCGACAGTAGGCGTGATTACCAATGTCGGTGAAACTCATATGGAGCTGTTGGGATCGCTGGACAATATTGCGGCTGCCAAGGCGGAATTGGTGGAAGCCATACCACCGGAAGGGTTGATTGTCTTAAACGCCGATAATCCCTATGTCCTGGCCATGGCCGGCAAGGCGCGGGGGAGAGTGCTGACTTATGGTTTTACGGAGCAGGCTGATATCCGGGCCAGCGAGGTCGTGCTGGGCGACGGTGGCTCCACGTTTACCTGTCATGTGGGAGCGGAAACCTTTCCAGTGACTGTGCCGGCTCTGGGCAGGCACAATGTGTTCAACGCGCTGGCGGCGATCAGTGTCGGTTCGGCGCTTGGCTTGCAGCCTGCCGATATACAGCGTGGCTTGGCTGCGTTTGAAACGGCGGCTATGCGGCTGGCGGTGAGCAAAGTGTCAGACTATGTGGTGATTAATGATGCCTATAACGCAAGCCCCGCTTCGATGGCTGCCGCCGTGGATACTTTGATCGATATCGCGCCGGAACGGGCAGTTGCCGTGTTAGGCGATATGCTGGAGCTGGGTGATATTGCCGTCGAAGCCCATCGTCATATTGGCCGAAGGCTGGCCAACAGCGGTACCGGTCTGGTGGTTACCGTCGGCGAGCTGGCCGGTGAAATTGCCGGCGCGGCCCGTGAGCATGGTGTGCAGGAAGTTTTCGCCTGCCGTGATCACGCGGCAGCCAAGCAAATCCTCGCAGATAAGCTGCGACCGGGCGATACGATACTGATTAAAGGCTCACGGGGTATGAAAATGGAGCAAATATTAGAAATACTGGGTAACCATTGA
- the rsmH gene encoding 16S rRNA (cytosine(1402)-N(4))-methyltransferase RsmH → MEFSHVSVLLQESVDSLVTDAGGIYVDCTLGGSGHAGKIVARLNEAGRFVGIDQDPAAIQAGRERLARSACRVDIIQNNFSQLELILDELEIKAVDGILFDLGVSSHQLDVAERGFSYMQDAPLDMRMNPSAEISAYDVINEYSESRLASVIAEFGEERWAKRIAKFIVAARTEGKITTTGQLVDIIKSAIPAAARRDGPHPAKRTFQAIRIEVNRELDILKAAFTAAVKRLKIGGRICIITFHSLEDRIAKQTLAELAKGCECPPRFPVCVCNKQPVVKLVGKPISPSAVELDVNPRARSAKLRVAEKV, encoded by the coding sequence ATGGAATTTAGTCATGTAAGTGTTTTATTACAGGAAAGCGTCGACTCCTTGGTTACTGACGCCGGAGGGATCTATGTGGATTGTACCCTGGGCGGCAGTGGACATGCCGGAAAGATTGTTGCCAGACTAAACGAAGCGGGACGCTTCGTCGGTATTGATCAGGATCCGGCAGCTATTCAGGCCGGACGGGAACGGTTGGCGCGCTCTGCCTGCCGGGTTGATATTATCCAAAATAACTTTTCCCAGTTAGAACTGATTTTAGATGAACTGGAGATTAAAGCAGTAGACGGGATTCTGTTTGATCTGGGGGTTTCTTCCCATCAACTTGATGTGGCGGAGCGGGGATTTTCCTATATGCAGGATGCGCCGCTGGATATGCGAATGAATCCTTCGGCGGAAATTTCCGCTTATGATGTGATAAATGAGTATAGTGAAAGCCGTCTGGCGTCAGTGATTGCTGAGTTTGGCGAGGAACGCTGGGCTAAACGGATCGCTAAGTTTATTGTGGCTGCCCGAACTGAAGGTAAAATAACCACAACAGGGCAACTGGTGGATATTATCAAAAGTGCTATTCCGGCAGCAGCCCGGCGGGATGGTCCTCATCCAGCCAAGCGAACGTTTCAGGCCATCCGTATTGAAGTGAACAGGGAACTGGACATACTGAAGGCAGCCTTTACCGCGGCGGTAAAACGGCTTAAAATCGGCGGTAGGATTTGTATTATTACGTTTCACTCTTTGGAGGACCGGATCGCCAAGCAAACTCTGGCTGAACTTGCCAAAGGCTGTGAATGTCCCCCGCGGTTTCCGGTGTGTGTGTGCAATAAGCAGCCTGTTGTCAAGTTGGTCGGTAAGCCCATTAGCCCGTCGGCGGTGGAACTGGATGTGAATCCGCGGGCACGGAGCGCTAAGTTGCGCGTCGCTGAAAAAGTGTAG
- a CDS encoding FeoA family protein: MNLTQLKAGDAGLITAIERLSGADQRKLIAFGLMPGALLQVLQTIPVYVVKIENTELALDYEMARAIVVRRKF, from the coding sequence ATGAACTTGACTCAGTTAAAGGCCGGGGATGCCGGTTTGATCACTGCTATAGAGAGGCTGTCCGGAGCGGATCAGCGGAAGCTGATTGCTTTTGGCCTAATGCCGGGGGCCCTGCTGCAAGTTCTGCAAACAATACCGGTCTATGTAGTGAAAATAGAAAATACCGAATTGGCTTTGGATTACGAGATGGCCCGCGCCATTGTGGTAAGACGAAAATTTTAG
- the mraY gene encoding phospho-N-acetylmuramoyl-pentapeptide-transferase has protein sequence MQELLYAAGMAFLIAILCGPLLIPVLRRLKFGQSIRQEGPQRHYAKAGTPTMGGIIILIALLIPSLFYSGKSAEVLLALFVTFGHGLIGFLDDFIKVVLKRSLGLKARQKLVGQIIMAAALAYIAAVYMGRGTDLWIPLLGIQLDLGPFYYILIFLVLVGTTNAVNLTDGLDGLAAGTTTIAALAYGAICLVFGKFDLAVFCVALAGAALGFLRFNAHPAKVFMGDTGSLALGGALAAVAVMTKTELLLVLVGGVFVVEALSVIVQVISFKSTGKRVFLMSPIHHHFELSGWSETKVVTVFWLAGIVCSAVALLVLTASKSGGFGG, from the coding sequence ATGCAAGAGTTGTTGTATGCCGCCGGTATGGCGTTTTTAATTGCCATACTGTGCGGCCCGCTGCTGATTCCCGTGTTAAGGCGGCTAAAATTTGGTCAGAGCATTCGGCAGGAGGGGCCGCAACGGCACTATGCAAAGGCGGGAACGCCGACAATGGGCGGCATTATCATTCTGATCGCCTTATTGATTCCATCTTTGTTTTATAGCGGAAAGAGTGCCGAGGTGTTATTAGCCTTGTTTGTCACCTTTGGTCACGGACTTATTGGTTTTTTGGATGATTTTATTAAAGTAGTACTAAAACGTTCCTTAGGTCTAAAGGCCAGGCAGAAATTGGTGGGACAAATTATTATGGCGGCTGCGCTGGCTTATATTGCTGCCGTGTACATGGGACGGGGGACCGATCTGTGGATTCCTTTACTGGGAATTCAGCTCGATTTGGGGCCGTTCTATTATATATTAATTTTTCTGGTGCTTGTCGGCACAACGAATGCGGTTAATCTGACGGACGGACTGGACGGTCTGGCGGCGGGAACGACTACGATTGCGGCGCTGGCCTATGGGGCTATCTGTCTGGTTTTTGGCAAGTTTGACCTGGCTGTGTTCTGTGTTGCGCTGGCCGGAGCTGCCTTAGGCTTTTTGCGGTTTAACGCTCATCCTGCCAAAGTGTTCATGGGCGATACTGGTTCGCTGGCTCTGGGTGGCGCGTTGGCCGCTGTTGCCGTCATGACCAAAACCGAGCTTTTATTGGTACTCGTTGGCGGCGTGTTTGTCGTAGAGGCGTTGTCGGTCATTGTACAGGTCATATCCTTTAAGTCAACAGGTAAGCGGGTCTTTCTAATGAGTCCGATTCACCACCACTTTGAGCTGTCAGGATGGTCGGAGACAAAGGTTGTGACTGTATTTTGGCTGGCGGGGATTGTGTGCAGCGCCGTGGCATTACTGGTATTGACCGCAAGCAAATCGGGAGGCTTTGGAGGATGA